The Penicillium oxalicum strain HP7-1 chromosome VI, whole genome shotgun sequence genome window below encodes:
- a CDS encoding Protein get1 — protein sequence MLSLVLTILFVHIAIYLVNTIGATTIDALLWHLYLRLPTSTSRNARAAQVKKREVVQLKREMNSTSSQDEFAKWAKLRRRHDKSVEEYEALNKLVSSQKTSFDWSVKSARWLSTNGLKLFLQFWHSKTPVFALPPGWFPYYVEWVLSFPRAPLGSVSVQVWNNVCATAVLFFGELIGAIMAQILTRTTTKTSKKTPVAVGGETKKEL from the exons ATGCTGTCTCTCGTCCTCACTATCTTGTTCGTGCACATTGCGATCTACCTGGTCAACACAATCGGTGCCACGACAATTGATGCTCTG CTATGGCATCTGTATCTAAGACTGCCCACATCGACATCTCGCAATGCGCGTGCGGCCCAGGTCAAAAAGCGCGAAGTCGTCCAGCTCAAGCGCGAGATGAACAGCACCAGCTCGCAGGATGAGTTTGCGAAATGGGCCAAGTTGCGCCGAAGACACGATAAGAGTGTGGAGGAGTACGAAGCGCTGA ATAAATTGGTATCTTCGCAAAAAACCTCATTCGACTGGAGCGTCAAAAGCGCCCGCTGGCTCAGCACAAACGGTCTCAAgctctttctccaatttTGGCACTCCAAGACGCCCGTCTTTGCCCTTCCTCCCGGCTGGTTCCCTTACTACGTGGAGTGGGTATTGTCATTCCCCCGAGCACCGCTGGGCTCTGTGAGTGTGCAAGTCTGGAACAACGTGTGTGCCACAGCTGTCCTTTTTTTCGGAGAGCTTATCGGTGCCATTATGGCTCAAATTTTGACGAGGACGACAACGAAAACTTCGAAGAAGACCCCTGTGGCTGTGGGTGGAGAGACTAAGAAGGAATTGTGA
- a CDS encoding Non-specific lipid-transfer protein yields the protein MVKKQTSPAYVLGVGMTKFIKPRGKVDYNELGYEAGIKAMLDAKITYDDVDQGVACYVYGDSTCGQRVFYQFGLTNIPIYNVNNNCSTGSTGLAMARTMVSHGAADCVLVVGFEKMNPGSLQSMYNDRANPTGLFGTMMAETRGVTNAPGAAQMFGNAGREYKEKYGATNEDFAEIARINHEHSKRNPYSQFQDEYTLEQIMKAPMIHEPLTKLQCCPTSDGGAAAVVVSQDFLDARPHLKAQAIQIAGQCLATDSDSVYSKSSIDLMGFGMTRHAARTAAAEAGINIKDVKVCELHDCFSANEMITIDALELCEPGKAHEMVRRGDITYGGKMVINPSGGLISKGHPLGATGIAQCAELVWHLRGWANNRLIKGTDVALQHNLGLGGAVVVTVYKRADGKVAEAVPSDVVGKVNGLGYNPAVEARGFTAEQAKSVVSKQHSSDWAVADAQDRVLARF from the exons ATGGTCAAGAAGCAGACAAGTCCCGCCTATGTCCTGGGCGTGGGTATGACCAAGTTCATCAAACCTCGCGGCAAGGTCGACTACAATGAGCTCGGATACGAGGCCGGCATCAAGGCGATGCTTGACGCGAAAATCACCTATGATGATGTGGACCAGGGCGTGGCCTGCTATGTGTACGGTGACAGTACCTGCGGTCAACGCGTCTTCTACCAGTTTGGCTTGACCAACATCCCCATTTACAATGTGAACAACAACTGCTCTACGGGTAGCACGGGGCTAGCCATGGCGCGCACAATGGTCTCGCATGGTGCGGCCGACTGTGTGCTCGTGGTGGGCtttgagaagatgaatcCAGGAAGCTTGCAATCAATGTACAATGATCGGGCCAACCCGACAGGTTTGTTCGGTACGATGATGGCCGAGACTCGTGGTGTCACCAACGCCCCCGGAGCCGCTCAGATGTTTGGTAATGCCGGCCGGGAATACAAAGAAAA ATACGGTGCCACAAACGAGGACTTTGCCGAGATCGCGCGCATTAACCATGAACACTCCAAACGCAACCCTTACTCGCAATTCCAGGACGAATATACCTTGGAGCAAATCATGAAGGCCCCCATGATTCACGAGCCCTTGACAAAGTTGCAATGCTGCCCCACCTCCGACGGTGGTGCCGCCGCTGTCGTTGTCTCGCAAGACTTCCTCGACGCCCGCCCTCACTTGAAGGCTCAAGCCATTCAAATCGCCGGTCAGTGTCTCGCGACTGATAGTGACTCGGTTTACAGCAAAAGCTCGATCGACTTGATGGGCTTTGGCATGACCCGACATGCAGCTCGTACCGCTGCGGCAGAGGCTGGCATCAATATCAAGGACGTCAAGGTGTGCGAATTGCACGACTGCTTCTCAGCAAACGAGATGATCACTATCGATGCTCTGGAACTGTGCGAGCCCGGCAAGGCCCACGAGATGGTCCGTCGTGGTGACATCACCTACGGTGGCAAGATGGTCATCAACCCGTCCGGGGGGTTGATCTCCAAGGGTCATCCCCTTGGCGCGACCGGCATCGCTCAGTGTGCTGAGTTGGTGTGGCACCTGCGCGGCTGGGCGAACAACCGTCTGATAAAAGGCACTGATGTTGCTCTGCAGCACAACCTGGGCTTGGGCGGTGCTGTTGTCGTCACAGTCTACAAGCGTGCTGATGGCAAGGTCGCCGAGGCCGTGCCTTCTGACGTGGTGGGCAAGGTAAACGGTCTGGGCTATAACCCTGCGGTAGAGGCTCGTGGTTTCACGGCCGAGCAGGCGAAGTCGGTGGTCAGCAAGCAGCACAGCAGTGACTGGGCTGTTGCGGACGCCCAGGACCGGGTTCTTGCGCGATTCTGA